The nucleotide window tttaaaaactaatgtcataccttatatatatagggaAATGTAGAATACGggcaaagatttaaataaaataactcaGAGATGTTTGAGTAATTAATAGCGCATAATTAATATGTCCGTAAAGTTTCCGTACAAGTATTAAATAAGCGGAATAGGCGGAAGATCGCGAAGATACAAAAAGATCGACCGTTTACATCGTCGGTTTCTCGTTTTCTAAATTCGTTAGCAGTTCAAAAGTCTCCTCGATCTCTCGTCAAACAACAATACGTgcaaggagagagagagagagagagacgacaAAACACGcaacaaatacaaaatatataaataaaaatacagatataaaatataacgttcgattagttttctttttttctcttacatatatacatatatatacatatagtttaaGATTATCGCGTATAGTTATTACAaagcaataatatttgtaaactaaaatttttataacgctacaatattacaatattttataataatatatcaattatcaatttatcatCTCATGCTTTTTTATATGCAGCGATAATACTTGTTATAGGTAAAATAAAGTTCACGCATGATTCTGTTAAAaccttgaataaaattttaatgctttaaataaaatcttaatatttaattaaatgactGAAAGGAGTAGCAAGAATCTGTTTATATTGTGGAATGCAATTATTTCTCGCGCGAATAATATAGCACACATGGACGTaaagattcaataaaaaaaacttgagaGAAAATTGCCTTTTGtcctatttaataaattatattcttttcttccgagaaagagaaacagaaagagagagagagagagagagagagagagagagagagagagagagagagagagaaggagggagggagggagggagagggagataGAGAACAAGACGCTCTTGTTAGAACAATGATCAAAGTCTCCTTTAGTCTTAATTAAGACAGAATTAGTAGCAATATTCTTTGCTGAGAGTGTCGAgtatatttatgcaatatattcCGTATGCGGCCCCGGATTTAGCGGCTGGTTGAGAAATTACGTAAAAcgcgaaaattaattatgacgaGTTAATATAATCTGCACGTGCAtgagttataatattttgtctggttaaatacataatttgtacacaaattgataattatgtaaatatttgccTAAATATTTATGGATCAAAATCGTAAATAAAGTTCTggtgataaatattaagatgtaCATGatcgtgtttaaaaaaatgttatattaattataaaaattgccgTTTTAGTTtctctcatatttttcattaaaaaaggcactgaataataatatcaaagttCTTGAATAGTATTGTTccgaaaaaatacaaatatatcgaTTTAACGCAGATAATTGCTCGTCGATCGTTGAAATTGTACTATTCTATTTTACAATCTAGCATAAAATTAAGCCTATCATTAACATAAATGTGAGGGCATCTCTTAAAAAATAGTAGCTTCAATGCTTGCAACTATCTCACGGTTAAACTACTACAGATTATGTCAAGTTTACATTTCAAATTGTTTGCATACTAATTTGCTAGCATTTTTAATTCGATAGATGTTAAACGGCAaacaatcttatttttcttctttattcttgattatatcaatttagacagaaaaatTAGGTAGAAAAACTAATAATACTGCATGCACaaacaaacttttattaacatttgttataatttatatttattaactcttattagcagataaaaataaaattccagaAATTTTAGTATTGTAATTACgtacaataatattctaaaaatatctctttccctctctctctctccctctctctctctctctctctctctctctcacacacacacacacacacacacacgcgcgcgcgcgcgcgcacacacacacacacacacatttcgtaatatatgtatatatgtaattacttTTCAAAAACTGTACACTTGtctttattttcagaaaaacaCAATACCTCaagtaatgaattaatttgatattatcatGATCAAGTTACAGCTTTATATcttaaatgtaacaaaaaaggTAGATAAGAATGCacatatttttgtcttatatatgtgtagtaatatattaaatttttcttctgattctgtcaaaataaaattgattattaaattttatttttactttgatgtatgaagaaatatatttgtttctctctctagTTAGTAATTAACCCCTTGACAGTCGCAAGCAAATTTTACCTTGTAGGCCAAAAGTGCGTTGACACAAAATAAGACCTGATGATCATAAAACTGAGTATCCTAAGGTTTTTTGGGTCGCTGAATCCGAATATGATATCAGAATtccaaaattcaaaatgacggATCCCAAAATTCAATATGGGGGACACcaattttaaaaagtcaatatatttttataaaactcggTATTCTAAgattttttgagaatttcTAATTTCAAATTAGTTCTCGTATGTATTGGAATTATTACCAATGCAGTTACTTTCATTTCTTCTCtctgtaattgaaaaaaaagttttataaaaatatgttgattTTTTGAAACTGGGgtccgccatattggatccgccatttttaattttgaaattctgaTATCATATTCGGATTCAGCGATCCAAAAACCTTCGGATACCGAAATTTATGGAAATCAAAATAGATTTAGTCTAGTTTTTTTGCGATGCGCCTATAGGCGTCAGTGACAGTTGTGGTCAAATTATTTCCGGCGCCATATGGCGTCAATGACTGTCAAGGGGTTAAAGAAACTGTTCCAAAATTTGtccaaaattgattttaaaaccgattgaagaaaatcttgaCACAGTTTACACCTGACCTTGTAAGTTCCTGcatggaaataataaaatccgCTTCTGCaagaaattgttataaatcaatactttttcttattatatacaaaattaaacaataattataatatgaaacaatttttaaattattgtgctTGCTAAATAGAAgtcaaatgtttattattatcttacgTATTCGATGCAGAATATCCAACGTTAGTCGTGTTGTTGCTACTGCATTTATCCGCCTTATAAAGATCACAAGAAGAACACGATATCGCAGAAAATTCTGTAGGGTTATATATGGAGGCTATAAACAGTTCGACTGATCTTATATGACTGCAAAAaactaataacaaaataaatgtttagatAGATCGAGATAttggtaatttaaatttttgaagatttatattaagatgGACTCGACATTGTAATATCGGAttattcttctaatttttaaaatgcttcAAACAGTGATCAATCGTAATCAacaaattatcttttctttagattttataaaatgttttacgtaaatatcaaaatttgtttGCACTATATCGGGCAACAAACTGATTTGTAATGAATTAATGGCATATTCAGTTGCTTTGATTCTTACATTTAagcaataatatatcaatacacTTGCAATTAGGCTGAGGACGATAGCCACCGTTTGCGTAATATTCCGCAGTTCCCATACTTGTAGGAGTGCCAAATCCTCCCATGTCCGTATGTATAACATCAACCTTCGTCGCATCTGTGGATGTAAGGTAGCAGCCTGAAGGATAAAACGCAGGATTTGCGGGATCTAATcctataaatgataattttatattaatttccaaaatgtTGAATTGCTTTTCTCATacatttattcttcttttctaATTAACAAGGGCTGAATCAAAAAGCTATAAGTTACTTAATCATTGATTATttacatgcaaaaataattaataaaataaatgatttgttaatatatatgcactattaatataattaataacatatatgtatgtgcatgtatatagtatacacacattttttctactaatattttatatatatttaataataaaaataaataaaataaaatatatataacctGTACGttagtacaaaaaatataaaattattttcgcgaGTAAAGatcttatgaaaaaatttattatctgtataaattaaatttttttgcatatttttttgcagTAAGCGTCGCAAATAAAGCGAAAATATCTCAGCaaacttaagaaaaaaagttataaatgaaACATACATATCATGCCATCACCAAAAATTAACACTTAAATATTGGAATATCTAAACGTTAAAGATGAGAAATTAtggtaaataatatgtcaGTAAATAATTGAGTAAAAACAGATTAAAAAGTAGTGGATTATGTTAAGTTAAAAtgtccttaaatttatatatatgcatatcttTCAGTCTAGTTATCATTTGTTATcactttacatattttcaaaacatcTTAGAGCTGCTGTGCAGATTTCAAACTTAATTTAATCACATACCTGTAATGCGAGGTATCTTGAACTTAGTGCATTTACCAGCTAAACCAGCTATATGAGCACCCAAAGAAAATccgataatataaatgttcgaTACTTTGAGGCCGTTGTCTACTAACTTTTGTAGACTTTGAGCGAATGCACTGCCTACTTTTTGGGCTTCTTCAAAATCTTTCCAGTAGTTGATGCTGCTAGAATATTTACTCCAATCGAGTAACACAACGTTCGTTCCTCCATAACAGAGAGCTGATAATGCAAAGaagtactattatatttctttttgatttaataatgatCTACTTTCTTATCGCATTACCGTTCATCATTGACTGGACATTTTCCTTTTCcggattttgtaaaaatccaAAGATGTAAAAGATTGTCTGCTTATCTTCTAACACATTTAACAACTTTTCTGGTGCCGTGATCGGGTAAGAGATCGTTGCAGGGGTTTCATTATTGCTATACacgcatatatttattttaattattatttgtaattattattttaagatactCTTTTAAATACCaaccatttataataaatgagatTGACACCAGTCGTAAAACTTGAAGCCGGCGGGGtacctataaataataatatgtacacaTAATACAAATTCTTAGtgttcatataatataactaataaatattcattaaaaaataaaatacatacaagAACACATATTTCCTTCGCCATACATTATCTTTATCATGAAAAATAACAGAAGGTAAAGGTATACAATAGACGTTaacatttcgaaaatattcaCGAACTATGAAAAGAttgtctatatttataatatgaactCTTTATTGTGTAGGCCTTTTCTGTATAAGAGAAAATCGatgttaatgtaatatataccaGTGCCATCTCCACACATACCAGATACGAACAGATAAGATAAGCTGAGacaagcaaaaataaatatatttaacaaatgtcTTATTAATTCGCGCATACATGTTAAATacatagtttataaaaaaatatttgtttttattatttgcaattaaacaaagcgttttttttatcaatttttaaatattaaaaaacgatGTCGCAAATCAATATTCACCAGCACGTCAGGTTTCGGAATAATTGAGGTTTAATATGtgcaaaaaattagattaaatatgaaaaaatggcttttttacgatattttaattttttttttgtaaaaaaaggtCAATGTCATTTTGAAAttctaattagaaattattaatatatagttcATCCcctaaatgcattttttatttccatatcTTACTTTTTAACCATTTTCCGAAAGCATTTAAAAACAGagtgttataatattaactaaaaaaaatcgtacaattttaaacaatgaCGATGACtttgaacaaatatttttttttaaattgattttgtcattattttttttcttacaattagatcaGATAACTTTTGtggaatatttcttttaaaataatcaagaacATTTTTTGCGAAAACATATTTGTTCTGAGAAATTCAAGGTAAGCAATTAAACTGACATGGAGAGGTCATGTATTCTGCTTCaccaattttgataaaaatttttttataaatagctgTCGTTCAATAAAGTTTCCTTGCAAAGCCATTCGATGCACTTCTCCGAAtttggagagaaaaaaatttataaagaaaaaaaatgacgaaTAAAAGTTTAACGCAAAATGTACGCGCAATCTAAATGCTCATAAAGgaagacaaaataaataatttaataatttaattaataattaacaattatacataaataaaaaaaaacattatttattaaaaataattttattttatttgcattcgcAACTTTTGGCCACGTACTCTGTTTCACCGATtttgatgtaaatttttttaagagtaGTTGCCGTACAATGAAGTTTCCTTATAAAATCATTCGTGACGTTTCTCGAAATttacagagaaaaaattaataaagaaaaattttttttttcttatatagacAAAGAATTATagtttctatattattatattattatataattattatttattatctacttatttatgttttgtttacatttaaatataattttaaatatataaaacgtaaataaataaataataataagtaataatttaataatattttttatatatttacattacacaAAGATTgatacttaattattaattaaagcaaattgaaattctatgtatacatatacatatatatacatatatatatatatatatatatatatatatatatatatatatttatgatatacaagtaatataatttaacaaacatattttgttaaaacctttaacaattaattcatttaaaaacatatcaaaaacataagaaaaaaacacCAACActccaaaaaatattttgctaatgtagacagatttctagatgtttcaattaaaatttatggctactttttatatctgttagaatattgtttgtcacgtatatgatttatttataacaacaatattctagcaatacctgtagaaaaattagatcccattgccaaatattaatcacaaatataattgtccttgacaataggccttaaagattgacatcacagaaaaattttctgtctcaattacactaatagtacagatataaattctgtctctgttatttaaattgattaagtgcaaaatatatgcagcatCACAgaatttgctaataatttatctgtttcagttaattttttatacctaacaaatttttgtttaagtagcaagattatttttttgagtgagtATATCTTTTGCTTTTGTTAGAATCAAAACGAAAGCtaaaacattctatataatgtattattgcatttattcgATGTTGCtagcaaaagaaaaagaaaaagatataacatCTACTCTAGAAATTTACTATACATTAATTCTAAAGCAAATCTTCTAAGCGATGGCTTACACGCGCAAACGGAAGAATTATCCATCGCGCTTCCGTTGGTCCTAACAATTACGTTAATTAACTCTGTCGCGTCTGATCTTCTTTACAGATACGTAAAGGCTCTTCTATAGACGTTGGCAGGTTTAATACACGAATATGTTCCTGCATGGTAGATACATcacgtatattaataatagtgcGTAACGAATACACTTTAAATCCGGAGTATCAGCGCATCTTTCACTCTTACCGGCTTATATACTCCGAGAGGCTTAAATATCTGTACAACGCGATGTTGTGATATCACACCAGTTTCTCGCCCATTTACGGGGTGTCATCGATTGAGGAAACTCactcttcgattataagtaGTCGTTATAAAAATACCGAAAGTGAACTTATATTCTAACGATCGTCTTTCAACAATTCataacaattttcaatttaattttaatctcttacatgttaataatttctttcagtTTTCAAtccttttgatattttttggataataattaatataactgtTAATAAATGTCAATAGCCAATTAATTGTCTATTATCTTGTTTAAAAGATAATCTTAatattccaatattttttatcaagatcTCAACTTTCAACATggcttaaagaaaatctaataaaatagcaAGATATCAGAAGCACCTTGTATGCACGCATATGAACAGATGCATATACGATCAGTGCATACGTGATGAGTAGCGTACAAGTTACAAGTGCGATTCGTTCAGCTTGCATGTACTCGGTATGGAAGTCGATCGTTTTTATCGCGTTTCAACGTGTTGCGACCAAAATTATGATCGATAACACCGGATAAGCACGAATTAACACGCGACTCGCATGTTCTCGTAATGCATTCTTTCGGAATTGCAATTGCATCGCGACCGTCTCGTCGATGGCACTCTGGTAGTATCTGCGAACAGCGTGCGACCGTGACTAATGTGATCTACGCTCGCACACCATGCTTGTCATGGACGAGATCTTGCGGGAACTCGCTGTAGGTAAAGGACAGACACAAGTGTTTTCGcaaataaacgatattatcTGATCAACGAAACTGTCATATTTTTGGTATCAGCAGTTGAAACTTCCacaatttcgataaatttaattcacgTTTTTTCAATTCCCTGATGTTTTAAGaagtacaattattttaatatagtctatgtatatataataaaccaAGATGcctcttttaataatttccttcttcggaagaaaaaaaatataaaatagctatacctttttctgaaaaaaaattcttattttattttttacattgaaatcttatagtgtattttttttagtatatgaTCAACTGCCGTGTTTTTGtcatgaattatattaaatgcatCCAAAACCAGTTATAACTATTTCCGCAATagtaattattcattattttaatcgcatttttattaaattttcacttttaacGTATATGTTTTCAGTTAATTGTGTAAAATGCATTACTTTGTATagacgttaaaataatttataaattaaatatttagtaattcattatattcatttatccgtaaaaaattaaaaaaagaaatatattattttaattcttctttcgagttacattattttatttgcaaaatgtaagaaatatctgaaaaataatttctgcataaatttaatacatggAAAATATTCTCCTACGTTCTTCATAgagatttatacatatgtgcgCATTCAGcaaatactaaataaataatccttCCAGTCCCATAGCACCTGGTCTCGTCGCATCGCGTCGCGCAGGAGCCGAGCCGAGTGGAGTCGAGTCCGAGGCCGGAGTCGCATTTGCGTGCGTGTCGCGCGGACGAGATTAATAAATCGCGTGCGGAGGCTTCTCCACCTTTCTCTCGCGCCGACGCGCGTGCTACCCGCGCAAAAATCTACGGGTAAGCCCATTTGCCGTAGGACCGCGTAAATCACCGTCATTGTCTTGTTGCTTTATTACCCTCCCTCTTATCCGGTAAGCTCTCACGCGCGCAGCCGCTGCCACCGCGAGGGACGCATCTAGCAACGCGTGTGCGACGCGACCAGACGCATCAAGAAGCGCACacgcatgtatgtatacatatatgtcctACATACATGCATGCACGGAGGAGCGGAGCCGGCGTGGCAAACGAGGCGTTAGGGTTAAGTTAATTCAACCGGCTCGCCTCCCAAGTAGCCGCGCCGCGGCCACGGAAAACGTGAATCGCTCGTCGGAAGTGCACGGATCGTTTCTGTATTACCCCACGGCGCGATGCGGCAGCGCAGAAGAAACTGCGCGCAGTGTGGTGGCGGTCGTTGTTGCCGCGCGCGGCCGCGGTGCCGGGTGCCGCCAACAGTCGGGGATCTTTGATCATCAGAAGGGGATTAGGTGGATGAATATAGTCAGTTCCCTCCTCTTCCTTTTCCCTTCTTCTGCtcgctcctctctctctctctctctctctcgttctctttgCTCCGCCACTACCACCACCGCCTCCCTCCGCTCTTTCCACCCTACGCGAAAATGACTAATGCGTTTCGCGTACCCAAGAATTACCGCGGGGATAATGCGAAGGTATGGGAGTCCCGTCTGTCGGTGGTGCGCCTCGGGACGCATTATGTATGGTAGCCTAATTTTATTGCGCCATTCagaagagagaggggggaacGCCGTGCGTTATTCCCATCGTGCGTGGGATTTTTTTCGCTATGGAGATTATGACGCGACTCTTGCGAAGTAATGTCGAAAATTATGGTCAAAATGCATAGTCTCCTTAGAGATTGTCACAAAGCGAAAATTTCGCTTCCTTCCCGAGATCAATGCAGATATTGTCGCAAAAAGcgatatatagtttattttcacgacattatatctatattaatatctatacaTTGTTGCTAgaatgtataacaaaaattgcaGAGGTACATTATTcacgttaaaataaaaaatagtttatatagataaatatgttaaataacaaatagatttatctctctctctctctctctctctctctctgtttctcgcTCTCCCcctaaatcattaaattatgatttataaaaaatgtccgAAATATTTAccatgtaaattaatatctatttatggatcattattcttttttaaaaaatctggaacaaatatttcacgaatattaatattgtgatTACTttgatatcaataataatatcgtgatTACGTTGACTCTTTAATCTTAttgataacatatttttaaatgcaataatatattatatcagtttttaaaaaacctataagtttttcatttacaaGTATTTCTTCCTagtttagtaaaatataaaaagtttattggaAATGAATCCTAGAGtatattctagcaatatttgtatatatatatatatatatatatatatatatatataaataatatgtttatatttttcatattatattttatatatatgcgcatgatatatattaggtatattcttctcgaaaaaaatcgaaagcataatttaaatacatggTAAGTATTTCGGACATTTGTTGATCGTACATACGACGCAACAAACGCGTATCATAACCAGAGTTGCAACTGTTCGTTGTATGCAACTCTCACCTTTTTCCCCTCTCTCGACGTTACGTGGTTACGCGTATTTCCTCGCcaaagtacatatataccCGAGATGCAGTCATTGCTGCTGCAACATCGCCGCCGGTACATACACAATGGACGGCTTCTTTTGCGGTGCACGTTTTCGTGGCGGTACATCCGCGCCGTTGTTACACCGGCCATCGGTATACATTTGATTACGATTTAGCGGCCTTTTACGGCTACATCCTTACTCCGAGAACCGAGAAGAGTACAGCATCGACACGTAGTATGTGCACCGTTAACTCGAGTTGGGTCCCGCCACCGAGAGAGGAAGGTCGCGAACGATACCTACGACATGCCGATTCCGCATGAGCGGACAGAAAATACCGcatctcttcttctttccccCCTCCAATCAACCCCCTCTCTTCTTTTCGCTCCCTCCTCGTCCAACCAACCCCTTCTCACCGcatcttcctttctctttttccctctctcGCTTTCGTTCAACCGTTCCTCGTTCGCTTCAAGAGTATATTTACGATCCAGGAAACGAAATAGCAAGTGCACGGTGTGGAGGCTCTCTCATTTGCAACATCACCTAAATCTTTAACTCACGAGCGTGGTCATCGTATAATGGACTTGGACCGCTCTCGAATGACTGCTGCGGCGACTCGATTTTGTCGATCTCGAAGCGCTCCTGAATCATGGGCTTCATTCGATGTTGAAATGCATacatcatttctttttttcatattattatctgTCA belongs to Anoplolepis gracilipes chromosome 4, ASM4749672v1, whole genome shotgun sequence and includes:
- the LOC140665491 gene encoding pancreatic triacylglycerol lipase-like isoform X2, which produces MLTSIVYLYLLLFFMIKIMYGEGNMCSCTPPASSFTTGVNLIYYKCNNETPATISYPITAPEKLLNVLEDKQTIFYIFGFLQNPEKENVQSMMNALCYGGTNVVLLDWSKYSSSINYWKDFEEAQKVGSAFAQSLQKLVDNGLKVSNIYIIGFSLGAHIAGLAGKCTKFKIPRITGLDPANPAFYPSGCYLTSTDATKVDVIHTDMGGFGTPTSMGTAEYYANGGYRPQPNFFCSHIRSVELFIASIYNPTEFSAISCSSCDLYKADKCSSNNTTNVGYSASNTSGFYYFHAGTYKVRCKLCQDFLQSVLKSILDKFWNSFFNPLTVIDAIWRRK
- the LOC140665491 gene encoding lipase member H-like isoform X1, with the translated sequence MLTSIVYLYLLLFFMIKIMYGEGNMCSCTPPASSFTTGVNLIYYKCNNETPATISYPITAPEKLLNVLEDKQTIFYIFGFLQNPEKENVQSMMNALCYGGTNVVLLDWSKYSSSINYWKDFEEAQKVGSAFAQSLQKLVDNGLKVSNIYIIGFSLGAHIAGLAGKCTKFKIPRITGLDPANPAFYPSGCYLTSTDATKVDVIHTDMGGFGTPTSMGTAEYYANGGYRPQPNCKCIDILLLKFFCSHIRSVELFIASIYNPTEFSAISCSSCDLYKADKCSSNNTTNVGYSASNTSGFYYFHAGTYKVRCKLCQDFLQSVLKSILDKFWNSFFNPLTVIDAIWRRK